A genome region from Triticum aestivum cultivar Chinese Spring chromosome 2B, IWGSC CS RefSeq v2.1, whole genome shotgun sequence includes the following:
- the LOC123041057 gene encoding gibberellin-regulated protein 7 has product MAALFTQKRSEIGGGCIDESETAASCGPTTFPLLVILGHTTYSAESVRSLESRARRCIFTSAQLNKWLLLPNISWTETELKKKDKAMKPLPVTLALLALFLVASYQDLTVAADADADAAGAGDVGAVPVPDSVCEGKCKNRCSQKVAGRCMGLCMMCCGKCAGCVPSGPLAPKDECPCYRDMKSPKSGRPKCP; this is encoded by the exons ATGGCCGCCCTCTTTACACAGAAAAGGTCAGAGATTGGTGGTGGGTGCATTGATGAAAGTGAAACCGCAGCCAGCTGTGGTCCTACAACTTTCCCCTTGCTGGTTATACTTGGTCACACAACCTACTCCGCAGAGTCCGTCCGTTCACTCGAGTCGCGCGCTCGGCGTTGCATCTTCACCTCTGCTCAGCTAAATAAGTGGCTGCTTTTGCCAAACATCTCTTGGACGGAAACAGAGTTGAAGAAGAAAGACAAGGCGATGAAGCCTCTCCCGGTGACCCTGGCTCTCCTGGCCCTCTTCCTCGTCGCCTCGTACCAGGACCTCACCGTGGCCGCAG ATGCAGATGCAGATGCAGCTGGAGCTGGAGATGTTGGCGCCGTTCCGGTTCCGGACAGCGTGTGCGAGGGCAAGTGCAAGAACCGGTGCTCGCAGAAGGTGGCCGGGCGGTGCATGGGGCTGTGCATGATGTGCTGCGGCAAGTGCGCCGGCTGCGTGCCGTCGGGGCCGTTGGCCCCCAAGGACGAGTGCCCCTGCTACCGCGACATGAAATCCCCCAAGAGCGGCCGCCCCAAATGCCCCTAG